In Xanthomonas sacchari, a genomic segment contains:
- a CDS encoding efflux RND transporter permease subunit — MNISAPFIRRPIGTALLAIGLFVIGMMCYLRLGVAALPNISIPVIFVQASQAGADAATMAATVTAPLERHLGQVPGIDTMRSSSSEGNSQVFMVFQSNRNIDSAAQDVESAINAAQADLPSGLATPRYQKANPNDDPVIAIALTSDTQSADELYNVADSLLAQRLRQISGVSSVDIGGASTPAVRVDVNLRALNAMGLTPDDLRNAVRAANVTSPTGFLSDGATTTAIVANDAVAKAADFGQVVISQQQGRAVRLRDIANVYDGQQDAYQAAWFDGKPAVVMYVFTRAGANIVETVDRVKAEIPMLRTYLQPGTKMTAYFDRTPTIRASLNEVQATLMISLAMVVLTMALFLRRLAPTLIAAATVPLSLAGAALAMYVMGFTLNNLSLLALVIAIGFVVDDAIVVIENIMRHLDEGMSRLEAALAGAREIGFTIVSITASLVAVFIPILFASGMIGVFFREFTVTLVAAICVSAVVSLTLTPALCSRFLSAHAEPEQPGRVGAWLERMHERMLRVYTVALDFALRHALLLALTPLLLIVATVFLAGAVKKGSFPAQDTGLIWGRATSSATVSFADMVNRQRRITDMLMSDPAVKIVGARLGSSRQGSSASFNIELKRRDEGRTETTAEVLARLSAKADRYPDLQLRLRAIQDLPSDGGGGTSQGAQYRVSLQGNDNAQLQEWLPKLQAALKKNPKLRDVGTDVDNAGLRQNIVIDRALAARLGVSIGAIDGALYGAFGQRQISTIYSDLNQYSVVVNALPDQTATPAALNRIYVPTRNGTMIPLTAVAHQVPGLAPSQITHMNQYTTMDLSYNLAPGVSTGEGDAIIAATVAGLRMPGDIRIADGGGFGVQLQPNSMLVLVLAAIVVVYIVLGMLYESLVHPVTILSTLPAAGMGALLALWATGTELSVISMIALVLLIGIVKKNAIMMIDFALVAEREHGKTPLEAAREACIVRFRPIMMTTMVAILAAVPLAVGLGEGSELRRPLGIAMIGGLLISQSLTLLSTPALYVIFSCLRERWYARRARRRERRQLRTA; from the coding sequence ATGAACATCTCCGCGCCCTTCATCCGCCGCCCCATCGGCACCGCGCTGCTGGCCATCGGCCTGTTCGTGATCGGCATGATGTGCTACCTGCGCCTGGGCGTGGCGGCGCTGCCGAACATCTCGATCCCGGTGATCTTCGTGCAGGCCAGCCAGGCCGGCGCCGACGCCGCGACCATGGCCGCCACGGTCACCGCGCCGCTGGAACGGCACCTGGGCCAGGTGCCCGGCATCGACACCATGCGGTCCTCCAGTTCGGAGGGGAACAGCCAGGTGTTCATGGTGTTCCAGAGCAACCGCAACATCGACTCGGCGGCGCAGGACGTGGAGAGCGCGATCAACGCCGCGCAGGCCGACCTGCCCTCCGGCCTGGCCACGCCGCGCTACCAGAAGGCCAATCCCAACGACGACCCGGTCATCGCCATCGCCCTGACCTCGGACACGCAGTCGGCCGACGAGCTGTACAACGTCGCCGATTCTCTGCTGGCGCAGCGCCTGCGCCAGATCAGCGGCGTGTCCTCGGTGGACATCGGCGGCGCCTCCACGCCGGCGGTGCGGGTGGACGTGAACCTGCGCGCGCTCAACGCCATGGGCCTGACCCCGGACGACCTGCGCAACGCGGTGCGCGCGGCCAACGTCACCTCGCCCACCGGTTTCCTCAGCGACGGCGCCACCACCACCGCCATCGTCGCCAACGACGCGGTGGCCAAGGCCGCCGACTTCGGCCAGGTGGTGATCAGCCAGCAGCAGGGCCGCGCGGTGCGCCTGCGCGACATCGCCAACGTCTACGACGGCCAGCAGGACGCCTACCAGGCGGCCTGGTTCGACGGCAAGCCGGCGGTGGTGATGTACGTGTTCACCCGCGCCGGCGCCAACATCGTGGAGACGGTGGACCGGGTCAAGGCCGAGATCCCGATGCTGCGCACCTACCTGCAGCCGGGCACCAAGATGACGGCGTACTTCGACCGCACCCCGACCATCCGCGCCTCGCTCAACGAGGTGCAGGCCACGCTGATGATCAGCCTGGCGATGGTGGTGCTGACCATGGCGCTGTTCCTGCGCCGCCTGGCGCCGACCCTGATCGCCGCGGCCACCGTGCCGCTGTCGCTGGCCGGCGCGGCGCTGGCGATGTACGTCATGGGCTTCACCCTCAACAACCTGAGCCTGCTGGCGCTGGTGATCGCGATCGGCTTCGTGGTCGACGATGCGATCGTGGTGATCGAGAACATCATGCGCCACCTCGACGAGGGCATGTCGCGGCTGGAGGCGGCGCTGGCCGGCGCGCGCGAGATCGGTTTCACCATCGTCTCGATCACCGCCTCGCTGGTGGCGGTGTTCATCCCGATCCTGTTCGCCAGCGGCATGATCGGGGTGTTCTTCCGCGAGTTCACCGTCACCCTGGTCGCGGCGATCTGCGTCTCGGCGGTGGTGTCGCTGACGCTCACCCCGGCGCTGTGCAGCCGCTTCCTGTCCGCGCACGCCGAGCCGGAACAGCCCGGCCGCGTCGGCGCCTGGCTGGAACGCATGCACGAACGCATGCTGCGCGTGTACACCGTGGCCCTGGACTTCGCGCTGCGCCACGCGCTGCTGCTGGCGCTGACCCCGCTGCTGCTGATCGTGGCCACGGTATTCCTGGCCGGCGCGGTCAAGAAGGGTTCGTTCCCGGCGCAGGACACCGGCCTGATCTGGGGCCGCGCCACCTCCAGCGCCACCGTGTCCTTCGCCGACATGGTCAACCGCCAGCGCCGCATCACCGACATGCTGATGTCCGACCCGGCGGTGAAGATCGTCGGCGCGCGCCTGGGCAGCAGCCGGCAGGGCTCCAGCGCCAGCTTCAACATCGAACTCAAGCGCCGCGACGAAGGCCGTACCGAGACCACCGCCGAGGTGCTGGCGCGGCTCAGCGCCAAGGCCGACCGCTACCCGGACCTGCAGCTGCGCCTGCGCGCGATCCAGGACCTGCCCAGCGACGGCGGCGGCGGCACCAGCCAGGGCGCGCAGTACCGCGTCTCGCTGCAGGGCAACGACAACGCCCAGTTGCAGGAGTGGTTGCCCAAGCTGCAGGCCGCGCTGAAGAAGAACCCCAAGCTGCGCGATGTCGGCACCGACGTGGACAACGCCGGCCTGCGCCAGAACATCGTCATCGACCGTGCCCTGGCCGCGCGCCTGGGCGTGTCGATCGGCGCCATCGACGGCGCGCTGTACGGCGCGTTCGGCCAGCGCCAGATCTCCACCATCTACTCCGACCTCAACCAGTACAGCGTGGTGGTCAACGCGCTGCCGGACCAGACCGCCACGCCGGCGGCACTGAACCGCATCTACGTGCCCACCCGCAACGGCACGATGATCCCGCTGACCGCGGTGGCGCACCAGGTACCCGGCCTGGCGCCGTCGCAGATCACCCACATGAACCAGTACACGACCATGGACCTGAGCTACAACCTGGCCCCAGGCGTGAGCACCGGCGAGGGCGATGCGATCATCGCCGCCACCGTGGCCGGGCTGCGCATGCCCGGCGACATCCGCATCGCCGACGGCGGCGGCTTCGGCGTGCAACTGCAGCCGAACTCGATGCTGGTGCTGGTGCTGGCCGCGATCGTGGTGGTCTACATCGTGCTGGGCATGCTCTACGAGAGCCTGGTGCACCCGGTGACCATCCTCTCCACCCTGCCGGCCGCCGGCATGGGCGCGCTGCTGGCGCTGTGGGCGACCGGCACCGAGCTGTCGGTGATCTCGATGATCGCGCTGGTGCTGCTGATCGGCATCGTCAAGAAGAACGCGATCATGATGATCGACTTCGCCCTGGTCGCCGAGCGCGAGCACGGCAAGACTCCGCTGGAGGCCGCGCGCGAGGCCTGCATCGTGCGCTTCCGCCCGATCATGATGACCACGATGGTGGCGATCCTGGCCGCGGTGCCGCTGGCGGTGGGCCTGGGCGAAGGCTCGGAACTGCGCCGCCCGCTCGGCATCGCGATGATCGGCGGCCTGCTGATCTCGCAGAGCCTGACCCTGCTCAGCACCCCGGCGCTGTATGTGATCTTCTCCTGCCTGCGCGAACGCTGGTACGCGCGCCGTGCGCGGCGGCGCGAGCGCCGGCAATTGCGGACGGCCTGA
- a CDS encoding efflux RND transporter permease subunit: MGFSTIFIRRPIATTLLMAGVLLLGILGYRQLPVSALPEIDAPSLVVTTQYPGANASTMASLVTTPLERQLGQISGLQMMTSDSSAGLSTIVLQFAMDRDIDIAAQDVQAAIRQSTLPSSLPYQPVYNRVNPADAAILTLKLSSDTLPLREVNNYADSILAQRLSQVPGVGLVSIAGNVRPAVRIQVNPAQLSNMGLTLEALRSALTQTNVNAPKGSLNGKTQSYSIGTNDQLSSAAEYRDTVISYRNGAPVRLSDVAKVVDGVENDQLAAWADGKPAVLLEVRRQPGANIVQTVEQIRAILPQLQGVLPAGVHLDVFSDRTETIRASVHEVKFTLILTIGLVVAVIFVFLRRLWATVIPSVAVPLSLAGTFAVMAFAGMSLDNLSLMALVVATGFVVDDAIVMIENIVRYIEQGKSGREAAEIGARQIGFTVLSLTVSLVAVFLPLILMPGVTGRLFHEFAWVLSIAVVISMLVSLTLTPMMCAYLLKPDALPEGEDAHERAAAAGKTTLWSRTVGLYERSLDWVLGHQKLTLLVALATMVLTVLLYVVIPKGLLPEQDTGLITGVVQADQNVAFPQMEQRTQAVAEALRRDPAVTGVAAFIGAGSMNPTLNQGQLSIVLKPRSDRDSLEDLLPRLQKAVAGLPGVALYLKPVQDVTLDTRVAATEYQYSLSDVDSTELATQATRLTEALRKRPELADVDNNLANQGRALELHVDRDKASTLGVPMQTIDDTLYDAFGQRQISTIFTQLNQYRVVLEVAPEFRTSTALLNQLAVASNGSGALTASNATSFGQTTSSNSSTATGIGAQNTGITVGSGGTVPLAAVAEAKQSTTPLVVSHQQQLPAVTVSFNLAPGYSLSQAVAAIEQTRAQLQLPPQLHAEFIGKAAEFTGSQTDVVWLLLASVVLIYIVLGVLYESYIHPLTIISTLPPAGVGALLALMLCGLSLSVDGIVGIVLLIGIVKKNAIMMIDFAIDARREGASAHDAIRRACLLRFRPIMMTTAAAMLGALPLALGDGIGSELRRPLGIAIVGGLLLSQLVTLYTTPVIYLYMERVSERVRAWRERHAARHATAAEGRA; encoded by the coding sequence GTGGGCTTTTCGACGATCTTCATCCGCCGCCCGATCGCCACCACCTTGCTGATGGCAGGCGTGCTGCTGCTCGGCATCCTCGGCTACCGGCAGTTGCCGGTGTCGGCGCTGCCGGAAATCGACGCGCCCAGCCTGGTGGTGACCACGCAGTACCCCGGCGCCAACGCCAGCACCATGGCCTCGCTGGTGACCACGCCGCTGGAACGCCAGCTCGGGCAGATCTCCGGGCTGCAGATGATGACCTCCGACTCGTCGGCCGGCCTGTCCACGATCGTGCTGCAGTTCGCGATGGACCGCGACATCGACATCGCCGCGCAGGACGTGCAGGCGGCGATCCGCCAGTCCACCCTGCCCTCCTCGCTGCCCTACCAGCCGGTCTACAACCGGGTGAACCCGGCCGACGCGGCGATCCTCACCCTCAAGCTCAGCTCCGACACGCTGCCGCTGCGCGAGGTCAACAACTACGCCGACTCGATCCTGGCCCAGCGCCTGTCGCAGGTACCGGGCGTGGGCCTGGTGTCGATCGCCGGCAACGTGCGCCCGGCGGTGCGCATCCAGGTCAATCCGGCGCAGCTGTCGAACATGGGCCTGACCCTGGAGGCGCTGCGCAGCGCGCTGACCCAGACCAACGTCAACGCGCCGAAGGGCTCGCTGAACGGCAAGACCCAGTCCTACAGCATCGGCACCAACGACCAACTGTCCAGCGCCGCCGAGTACCGCGACACCGTCATCAGCTACAGGAACGGCGCGCCGGTGCGGCTGTCGGACGTGGCCAAGGTGGTGGACGGGGTGGAGAACGACCAGCTCGCCGCCTGGGCCGACGGCAAGCCGGCGGTGCTGCTGGAAGTGCGCCGCCAGCCCGGCGCCAACATCGTGCAGACCGTGGAGCAGATCCGCGCGATCCTGCCGCAGCTGCAAGGGGTGCTGCCGGCCGGCGTGCACCTGGACGTGTTCTCCGACCGCACCGAGACCATCCGCGCCTCGGTGCACGAGGTCAAGTTCACCCTGATCCTGACCATCGGCCTGGTGGTGGCGGTGATCTTCGTGTTCCTGCGCCGGCTGTGGGCCACGGTGATCCCGTCGGTGGCGGTGCCGCTGTCGCTGGCCGGCACCTTCGCGGTGATGGCCTTCGCCGGCATGTCGCTGGACAACCTGTCGCTGATGGCGCTGGTGGTGGCCACCGGCTTCGTGGTCGACGATGCGATCGTGATGATCGAGAACATCGTGCGCTACATCGAACAGGGCAAGAGCGGCCGCGAGGCCGCGGAGATCGGCGCGCGCCAGATCGGCTTCACCGTGCTGTCGCTGACCGTGTCGCTGGTGGCGGTGTTCCTGCCGCTGATCCTGATGCCCGGCGTCACCGGCCGCCTGTTCCACGAGTTCGCCTGGGTGCTGAGCATCGCGGTGGTGATCTCGATGCTGGTGTCGCTGACGCTCACGCCGATGATGTGCGCCTACCTGCTCAAGCCCGACGCCCTGCCCGAGGGCGAGGACGCGCACGAGCGCGCAGCGGCGGCCGGCAAGACCACGCTGTGGTCGCGCACCGTGGGGCTGTACGAGCGCAGCCTGGACTGGGTGCTGGGGCACCAGAAGCTGACCTTGCTGGTGGCGCTGGCGACCATGGTGCTGACCGTGCTGCTGTACGTGGTGATCCCCAAGGGCCTGCTGCCCGAGCAGGACACCGGGCTGATCACCGGCGTGGTCCAGGCCGACCAGAACGTGGCGTTCCCGCAGATGGAGCAGCGCACCCAGGCGGTGGCCGAAGCGCTGCGGCGCGACCCGGCGGTGACCGGCGTGGCCGCCTTCATCGGCGCCGGCTCGATGAACCCGACGCTCAACCAGGGCCAGCTCAGCATCGTGCTGAAGCCGCGCAGCGACCGCGACAGCCTGGAAGACCTGCTGCCGCGGCTGCAGAAGGCGGTGGCCGGGCTGCCCGGCGTGGCGCTGTACCTGAAGCCGGTGCAGGACGTGACCCTGGACACCCGCGTGGCCGCCACCGAGTACCAGTACTCGCTGTCGGACGTGGACAGCACCGAACTGGCGACCCAGGCCACGCGCCTGACCGAGGCGCTGCGCAAGCGCCCGGAACTGGCCGACGTGGACAACAACCTGGCCAACCAGGGCCGCGCGCTGGAACTGCACGTGGACCGCGACAAGGCCAGCACCCTGGGCGTGCCGATGCAGACCATCGACGACACCCTGTACGACGCCTTCGGCCAGCGCCAGATCTCCACCATCTTCACCCAGCTCAACCAGTACCGCGTGGTGCTGGAAGTGGCGCCGGAGTTCCGCACCAGCACCGCGCTGCTGAACCAGCTGGCGGTGGCCAGCAACGGCAGCGGCGCGCTGACCGCCAGCAACGCCACCAGCTTCGGCCAGACCACCTCCAGCAACTCCTCCACCGCCACCGGCATCGGCGCGCAGAACACCGGTATCACCGTCGGCAGCGGCGGCACCGTGCCGCTGGCGGCGGTGGCCGAGGCCAAGCAGTCGACCACGCCGCTGGTGGTCAGCCACCAGCAGCAGCTGCCGGCGGTGACCGTCTCGTTCAACCTGGCGCCGGGCTACTCGCTGTCGCAGGCGGTGGCGGCGATCGAACAGACCCGCGCGCAGTTGCAGCTGCCGCCGCAACTGCATGCCGAGTTCATCGGCAAAGCCGCCGAGTTCACCGGCAGCCAGACCGACGTGGTGTGGCTGTTGCTGGCCTCGGTGGTGCTGATCTACATCGTGCTGGGCGTGCTCTACGAGAGCTACATCCACCCGCTGACGATCATCTCCACGCTGCCGCCGGCCGGCGTCGGCGCGCTGCTGGCGCTGATGCTGTGCGGGCTGAGCCTGTCGGTGGACGGCATCGTCGGCATCGTGCTGCTGATCGGCATCGTCAAGAAGAACGCGATCATGATGATCGACTTCGCGATCGACGCGCGCCGCGAAGGCGCCAGCGCCCACGATGCGATCCGCCGCGCCTGCCTGCTGCGCTTCCGCCCGATCATGATGACCACCGCCGCGGCGATGCTCGGCGCGCTGCCGCTGGCGCTGGGCGACGGCATCGGTTCGGAACTGCGCCGGCCGCTGGGCATCGCCATCGTCGGCGGCCTGCTGCTGTCGCAGCTGGTCACCCTGTACACCACGCCGGTGATCTACCTGTACATGGAACGCGTCTCCGAGCGCGTGCGCGCCTGGCGCGAGCGCCACGCGGCGCGGCATGCGACGGCGGCGGAGGGGCGGGCGTGA
- a CDS encoding M20 family metallopeptidase has product MPRLSRLLSAMLFAVPALACAQNAERPEVTAAAAKLQAKVVEWRRDFHQHPELSNREERTAAKVAERLRALGLEPQTGIAHHGVVAIVKGALPGPRIALRADMDALPVTEQTGLPFASKATGEYRGETVGVMHACGHDAHTAILLGVAEALVAMRAQLPGEVMLVFQPSEEGAPGNEEGGASLMLKEGLFRDFKPQAVFGLHVFSSVQAGKIAVRGGPLMAASDRFSIKVIGRQTHGSAPWNGIDPIVASADLIGAAQSVISRRANLSKQPAVLSFGAIKGGIRYNIIPDDVEMVGTIRTFDEGMRQQIFADLKTVAEHTAAAHGAKAEAHVPDQDGNPATVNDPALTARMLPSLQAVVGAGNVYEPPLQMGAEDFSYYAQQAPAMFFFVGATGPGIDPATAPSNHSPQFLLDETALDVGLRALLQVSLDYLGAKPQA; this is encoded by the coding sequence ATGCCGCGCCTGTCCCGCCTGCTGTCCGCGATGCTGTTCGCCGTCCCCGCCCTGGCCTGTGCGCAGAACGCCGAGCGCCCGGAGGTGACGGCTGCCGCGGCCAAGTTGCAGGCCAAGGTGGTGGAGTGGCGGCGCGACTTCCACCAGCACCCGGAGCTGTCCAACCGCGAGGAGCGCACCGCCGCCAAGGTCGCCGAGCGGCTGCGCGCGCTGGGCCTGGAACCGCAGACCGGCATCGCCCACCACGGCGTGGTGGCGATCGTCAAAGGCGCGCTGCCGGGGCCGAGGATCGCCCTGCGCGCGGACATGGACGCGCTGCCGGTGACCGAGCAGACCGGCCTGCCGTTCGCCTCCAAGGCCACCGGCGAGTACCGCGGCGAGACCGTGGGGGTGATGCACGCCTGCGGCCACGACGCCCACACCGCCATCCTGCTCGGCGTGGCCGAGGCCCTGGTGGCGATGCGCGCGCAGTTGCCGGGCGAGGTCATGCTGGTGTTCCAGCCGTCGGAGGAGGGCGCGCCGGGCAACGAGGAGGGCGGCGCTTCGCTGATGCTCAAGGAAGGCCTGTTCCGCGACTTCAAGCCGCAGGCGGTGTTCGGACTGCACGTGTTCTCCAGCGTCCAGGCCGGCAAGATCGCCGTGCGCGGCGGCCCGCTGATGGCCGCGTCGGACCGCTTCAGCATCAAGGTGATCGGCCGCCAGACCCACGGCTCGGCGCCGTGGAACGGCATCGACCCGATCGTCGCCAGCGCCGACCTGATCGGCGCCGCGCAGAGCGTGATCAGCCGCCGCGCCAACCTGTCCAAGCAGCCGGCGGTGCTCAGCTTCGGCGCGATCAAGGGCGGCATCCGCTACAACATCATTCCCGACGACGTGGAGATGGTCGGCACCATCCGCACCTTCGACGAGGGCATGCGCCAGCAGATCTTCGCCGACCTCAAGACCGTGGCCGAGCACACCGCCGCCGCGCACGGCGCCAAGGCCGAGGCGCACGTGCCCGACCAGGACGGCAACCCGGCCACGGTCAACGACCCGGCGCTGACCGCGCGCATGCTGCCCAGCCTGCAGGCCGTGGTCGGCGCCGGCAACGTCTACGAACCGCCGCTGCAGATGGGAGCGGAGGATTTCTCGTACTACGCGCAGCAGGCGCCGGCGATGTTCTTCTTCGTCGGCGCCACCGGCCCCGGCATCGACCCGGCGACCGCGCCCAGCAACCACTCGCCGCAGTTCCTGCTCGACGAAACTGCCCTGGACGTCGGCCTGCGCGCCTTGCTGCAGGTGTCGTTGGATTATCTGGGGGCGAAGCCGCAGGCCTGA
- the queF gene encoding NADPH-dependent 7-cyano-7-deazaguanine reductase QueF (Catalyzes the NADPH-dependent reduction of 7-cyano-7-deazaguanine (preQ0) to 7-aminomethyl-7-deazaguanine (preQ1) in queuosine biosynthesis) — MNTPQDSSLGREVAYPSQYDPALLFPIPRAAARTEIGLDAGALPFFGVDRWHAYELSWLDAQGKPCVATATLQVPCASPNLIESKSLKLYLNSLNAMRFNSAEALRSCIVTDLSTRAGADVAMEFGLPPIDTLGEGESLDVLDIAIDCYGPPRPDFLSAAEGDVVEETLTSELLKSNCPVTGQPDWASLHVRYRGGRIDREGLLRYLISFREHAGFHEQCVERIFHDLMTRCRPQSLQVEARYTRRGGLDINPWRATADVAEPLSFLRDLRQ, encoded by the coding sequence ATGAACACCCCCCAGGATTCCAGCCTCGGTCGCGAGGTCGCTTACCCGTCGCAGTACGATCCGGCACTGCTGTTTCCCATCCCGCGCGCTGCCGCGCGGACCGAGATCGGCCTCGATGCGGGAGCGTTGCCGTTCTTCGGCGTGGATCGCTGGCACGCCTACGAACTGAGCTGGCTCGATGCGCAGGGCAAGCCCTGCGTCGCCACCGCGACCTTGCAGGTGCCGTGCGCCTCGCCGAACCTGATCGAATCCAAGTCGCTCAAGCTCTATCTCAACTCGCTCAACGCGATGCGCTTCAACAGCGCCGAGGCGCTGCGCAGTTGCATCGTCACCGATCTGTCCACGCGCGCCGGCGCCGACGTGGCGATGGAGTTCGGCCTGCCGCCGATCGACACGCTGGGCGAGGGCGAATCGCTGGACGTGCTGGACATCGCCATCGACTGCTACGGCCCGCCTCGCCCGGACTTCCTCTCCGCCGCCGAGGGCGACGTGGTCGAGGAAACCCTGACCAGCGAATTGCTCAAGTCCAACTGCCCGGTCACCGGCCAGCCGGACTGGGCTTCGCTGCATGTGCGCTATCGCGGCGGTCGCATCGACCGCGAAGGGCTGCTGCGCTACCTGATCAGCTTCCGCGAGCATGCCGGCTTCCACGAGCAGTGCGTGGAGCGCATCTTCCACGACCTGATGACGCGCTGCCGCCCGCAGTCGCTGCAGGTGGAGGCACGCTATACCCGCCGCGGCGGCCTGGACATCAATCCCTGGCGGGCCACCGCGGACGTGGCCGAGCCGCTGAGCTTCCTGCGCGATCTGCGCCAGTAG
- a CDS encoding efflux RND transporter periplasmic adaptor subunit: protein MSRFWKIALLILAAVAVVVVGMRVMRGGGHRGAGTGEDGDATPVPVTVVAASSQTVPIYATATGTATALNTVTVSPQVGGQLMSLNFREGQEVKKGELLAQIDPRSLQASYDQAAASKRQNQALLATARSTFQRSDSPAYRQYVAKTDLDTQRNQVAQYEAAVAANDAQMRAAQVQLQYTRILAPNDGIAGIRGVDVGNIVSTSTTIVTITQVHPIYVTFNLPEIQLQDVRQAQAAAPLPVAALDRTDAHPIASDGQVDVIDNQISADSGTFKVRAVFPNGDRALWPGQFVNVRLTLRTVPDGVVVPTQAVQRGPDGDYVYVVQADNTVKMQTVKQGAEVGDSHVQLTEGLKAGERVVTEGQFRLKPGIKVTPLKPGEAPPEPTEAELKAAEGKQQRGGGRRGGGGPR from the coding sequence ATGTCGCGTTTCTGGAAGATTGCACTGCTGATCCTCGCAGCGGTGGCCGTGGTGGTGGTGGGGATGCGCGTCATGCGCGGCGGCGGCCACAGGGGCGCCGGCACGGGCGAGGACGGCGATGCCACCCCGGTCCCGGTGACGGTGGTGGCCGCGAGCAGCCAGACCGTGCCGATCTACGCCACCGCCACCGGCACGGCGACCGCGCTGAACACCGTCACCGTCAGCCCGCAGGTCGGCGGCCAGCTGATGAGCCTGAACTTCCGCGAGGGCCAGGAAGTGAAGAAGGGCGAGCTGCTGGCGCAGATCGATCCGCGTTCGCTGCAGGCCAGCTACGACCAGGCCGCGGCGAGCAAGCGCCAGAACCAGGCGCTGCTGGCCACCGCGCGCTCCACCTTCCAGCGCTCCGACTCGCCGGCCTACCGCCAGTACGTGGCCAAGACCGACCTGGATACCCAGCGCAACCAGGTGGCGCAGTACGAAGCGGCGGTCGCCGCCAACGACGCGCAGATGCGTGCGGCGCAGGTGCAGCTGCAGTACACCCGCATCCTCGCCCCCAACGACGGCATCGCCGGCATCCGCGGGGTGGACGTGGGCAACATCGTCAGCACCAGCACCACCATCGTCACCATCACCCAGGTGCACCCGATCTACGTGACCTTCAACCTGCCCGAGATCCAGCTGCAGGACGTGCGCCAGGCGCAGGCGGCGGCGCCGCTGCCGGTGGCGGCGCTGGACCGCACCGATGCGCATCCGATCGCCAGCGACGGCCAGGTCGACGTGATCGACAACCAGATCAGCGCCGACTCCGGCACCTTCAAGGTCCGCGCGGTGTTCCCGAACGGCGACCGCGCGCTGTGGCCGGGCCAGTTCGTCAACGTGCGCCTGACCCTGCGCACCGTGCCCGACGGGGTGGTGGTACCGACCCAGGCGGTGCAGCGCGGCCCCGACGGCGACTACGTGTACGTGGTGCAGGCCGACAACACGGTCAAGATGCAGACGGTGAAGCAGGGCGCGGAAGTGGGCGACAGCCATGTGCAGCTGACCGAGGGCCTGAAGGCCGGCGAGCGGGTGGTCACCGAAGGCCAGTTCCGGCTCAAGCCCGGCATCAAGGTGACCCCGCTGAAGCCGGGCGAGGCGCCGCCGGAGCCGACCGAGGCCGAGCTGAAGGCGGCCGAGGGCAAGCAGCAGCGCGGCGGCGGACGCCGCGGCGGCGGCGGGCCGCGCTGA
- a CDS encoding LysM peptidoglycan-binding domain-containing protein, whose amino-acid sequence MNSDKRADFSAVTAKVDTTADVVQKADFSAVQGTVDSTAEQVQQVYVVKPGDSLSKIAKLHYGDGNAWTRIFEANRDVLADPDKIYPGQTLKLPAGT is encoded by the coding sequence ATGAACAGTGACAAGCGCGCCGATTTCTCGGCGGTCACCGCCAAGGTGGACACCACCGCCGACGTCGTGCAGAAGGCGGACTTCTCCGCCGTGCAGGGCACGGTCGACAGCACCGCCGAGCAGGTGCAGCAGGTTTACGTGGTCAAGCCCGGCGATTCGTTGTCCAAGATCGCCAAGCTGCACTACGGCGACGGCAATGCCTGGACCCGCATCTTCGAGGCCAACCGCGATGTCCTCGCCGACCCCGACAAGATCTATCCGGGACAGACGCTCAAGCTGCCCGCCGGCACCTGA